In Desulfomonilia bacterium, the sequence CGAGGATGGTGTTCTCAAGGAAAAGCTCATGCCACCAGAACGGAGGTCTTCTACGACCTCGTCCGTCGAGCCGTTTACTGAACTGATTTCAGAGTGGGTCAAAAACGGGATTCAGGCAACGACGATCTGGGATGCGCTTCGGCGAGACAAGGGATTTACCGGACACTACTCATCGGTGCGCCGCTTTGTTCAGAAAATCAGGCCGCCGACCCATTCCCCGACCATGATTCTCGATTTCAAATCCGGTGAAGCAGCTCAGGTCGATTTCGGAAGCGGTCCCGTCGTGCTCGACGATGTAACGGGGAAGCCGGTGAAGACCTGGTTTTTTGTCATGACCCTGGCTTTCAGCCGACACCAATACGCCGAACTGGTGAAAAACCAGAAGGTATCGACGTGGCTTGAGTGCCACCGCCGGGCATTCGAATTTTTCGGCGGTGTGCCGCAGAAGGCGATTATCGACAACCTGAAATCTGCCATCACGCGGGCATGCGCGTTTGATCCTGAGGTTCAGCGCTCGTATGAGATGTTTGCCGAAGGGTATGATTTCCTGATCAGCCCCTGCCCGCCTGCTGACCCAGAGAAAAAGGGGCGAGTCGAATCCGGCGTGAAATATCTGAAGAACTCGTTCATGCCGCTGCGCACCTTCAGAAACCTCTCGGATGCGAACCGACAACTGAAAGACTGGGTCCTGACGACGGCTGGGGCGAGAATTCATGGGACGACGGGAAAGAAGCCGCTCGAACTCTTCCAGGCTTCTGAAAAGAGCTTTTTGAAGCCATTGCCCACGAATCCGCCCGAGATCGTAGAATGGGCAAAAGCCACTCTTCAGCGAAACACACACGTCTGGTTCGATTATGCCTGGTATTCAGCCCCACACGGGCTGATCGGTCAGGAACTCTGGGTCAGAGCCGGTCCGCAAATGATCCAGATTTATCACGATGACAA encodes:
- the istA gene encoding IS21 family transposase, producing MNRRFEVYQYRQVLLHMRQGETDRSIAKARLLGRRKASIVRAIATQEGWLNPDNQLPEDGVLKEKLMPPERRSSTTSSVEPFTELISEWVKNGIQATTIWDALRRDKGFTGHYSSVRRFVQKIRPPTHSPTMILDFKSGEAAQVDFGSGPVVLDDVTGKPVKTWFFVMTLAFSRHQYAELVKNQKVSTWLECHRRAFEFFGGVPQKAIIDNLKSAITRACAFDPEVQRSYEMFAEGYDFLISPCPPADPEKKGRVESGVKYLKNSFMPLRTFRNLSDANRQLKDWVLTTAGARIHGTTGKKPLELFQASEKSFLKPLPTNPPEIVEWAKATLQRNTHVWFDYAWYSAPHGLIGQELWVRAGPQMIQIYHDDKLVAVHPRCTDRGQHQTVTDHLSPACRAFSEQTPSWCLEQATGIGVCCREIIERLLEHPRLDCLRAAQRVIRFRDTYGDDRIEQACEQALACETIKTSTIKGILQHLMQVESHLVTEPRLEAAYRGLGRFVRPECIVSKGGAQ